The following coding sequences are from one Seonamhaeicola sp. ML3 window:
- a CDS encoding sulfate adenylyltransferase subunit 1, with the protein MEVLKIATAGSVDDGKSTLIGRILYDTKSLTTDKLEAIEKTSKSRGYDYLDFSLATDGLVAEREQGITIDVAHIYFSTKNKSYIIADTPGHVEYTRNMVTGASTSQASIILIDARKGVIEQTNRHFFINNLLRIKDVVVAINKMDLVDYSEEVYNKIKADFEELMSKRDYQGQTISFIPVSALKGDNVVNKSDKMPWYEGESLLEHLEKLDKSDIFNVGTPRFPVQYVIRPKTEEYHDYRGYAGKVYGGNLSVGDDVVVLPSQTKSKIKEIYFYDEKYETASRRSSVTITLEDDVNVSRGDMIVKDGDLPTIEKQFTANVCWMDSKQLTPGAKYVIQHGINKVLAKVDTIHHKINPDYSGIEENVSGLGMNDIAQVSFRLNKPIFYDQFKNHRTNGSFIIIDSQSNSTVGAGFIQ; encoded by the coding sequence TCGGTAGAATCCTTTACGATACAAAATCATTAACTACAGATAAACTTGAAGCGATTGAAAAAACTAGTAAGTCACGTGGATATGACTATTTAGATTTTTCATTAGCTACAGATGGATTAGTTGCTGAAAGAGAACAAGGTATCACTATTGATGTGGCTCATATTTATTTCTCAACAAAAAATAAAAGTTACATCATTGCCGATACACCTGGTCATGTAGAATATACAAGAAACATGGTGACTGGGGCTTCAACTTCGCAAGCATCAATCATTTTAATAGATGCTAGAAAGGGTGTGATTGAGCAGACTAACCGTCACTTCTTTATCAATAACTTATTGCGTATTAAAGACGTAGTGGTTGCTATCAATAAAATGGACTTAGTGGATTATTCAGAAGAAGTTTATAATAAGATTAAGGCTGATTTTGAAGAGTTGATGAGCAAAAGAGACTATCAAGGACAAACTATTTCGTTTATTCCTGTAAGTGCTTTAAAAGGTGATAACGTAGTTAATAAATCTGATAAGATGCCTTGGTATGAAGGGGAGTCTTTATTAGAGCACTTAGAGAAATTAGATAAGTCTGATATCTTTAATGTAGGTACACCACGTTTTCCAGTTCAGTATGTGATTCGTCCTAAAACTGAGGAGTATCACGATTACAGAGGATATGCAGGTAAAGTGTATGGTGGTAACTTAAGCGTAGGAGACGATGTGGTTGTGTTACCATCTCAAACAAAATCCAAAATCAAAGAGATTTATTTCTATGATGAAAAGTATGAAACTGCTTCAAGACGTTCGTCAGTAACCATCACATTAGAAGATGATGTAAATGTGAGCAGGGGTGATATGATTGTAAAAGATGGTGATTTGCCAACTATAGAAAAGCAATTTACAGCTAACGTATGTTGGATGGACTCTAAGCAATTAACTCCTGGAGCAAAATATGTTATTCAGCATGGTATCAATAAAGTATTGGCTAAAGTAGATACCATTCACCATAAAATCAATCCTGATTACTCTGGAATTGAAGAAAACGTTTCAGGATTAGGAATGAATGATATCGCTCAGGTAAGTTTTAGATTAAACAAGCCTATTTTTTACGATCAATTCAAAAATCATCGTACTAATGGGTCGTTTATTATAATCGATTCACAATCTAACAGTACTGTTGGAGCTGGATTTATACAATAA
- a CDS encoding HEPN domain-containing protein, producing the protein MQSFETEIENPVVQKDIIELANKIELFHNGKIDEEKFRSLRLARGVYGQRQEGVQMIRIKIPYGKLKSNQLRRISEVSDEYSRGRLHITTRQDIQIHYVDLNRTPELWSELEKDEVTLREACGNVVRNVTASETAGIDVNEPFDVSPYADALYKFFLRNPICQEMGRKFKVSFSSSDEDTGLSYLHDIGYIAKVKDGVRGFKVMVAGGLGSQPRHADVLYDFVETDKIIPIMEGVLRIFDRHGERKSRAKARMKFLVKDIGLEAFKELIEQEQQAIEFKSVPIDADSYEASKPVEVETPQVEIKDQEAFDLWKSTNLIPQKQEGYVAIGIKVLLGDFYTDKARLLANLVDNYAAGEVRLTLRQNIVIPFVKEELVPFFYQELEKLGFVEAGYNKAVDITACPGTDTCNLGIASSTGISEELERIIKTEYPQYLKKDDLVIKISGCMNACGQHNMANIGFQGMTVRTPDKLVAPALQVLLGGGNQGDGNATFADKVVKVPSRRGPEALRRILDDYEANAGGKQFVEYYQEKGEKYFYDFLQDLQDATNLTELDFIDWGEEEKYVKAIGVGECAGVVIDLIATLFFESEEKIENAKESFGNEVYSGAIYLAYQSLVNSAKALLLAENKKTNTHAGIISQFDELFVEGGKIELGTSFSEFIYQINKNAPTKEFAQNYIANAEKFLASVREFRELEQAKTA; encoded by the coding sequence ATGCAAAGTTTTGAAACAGAAATAGAAAATCCGGTAGTTCAAAAAGATATTATTGAATTAGCCAATAAAATCGAATTATTTCATAACGGTAAAATTGATGAAGAGAAGTTTAGAAGCCTTCGTTTAGCTCGTGGTGTATACGGACAAAGACAAGAAGGTGTTCAAATGATTCGTATTAAAATACCTTACGGAAAATTAAAGAGCAATCAATTACGAAGAATTTCTGAAGTGTCTGATGAATATTCAAGAGGTCGTTTACACATTACAACACGTCAGGATATTCAAATTCATTATGTAGATTTAAACAGAACACCAGAGCTTTGGTCGGAGTTAGAAAAAGATGAAGTAACACTTCGTGAAGCATGTGGTAACGTAGTAAGAAATGTTACTGCTTCTGAAACTGCTGGAATTGATGTCAACGAACCGTTCGATGTGTCTCCATATGCCGATGCTTTATATAAGTTCTTTTTGAGAAACCCTATCTGTCAGGAAATGGGACGTAAATTCAAGGTGTCTTTTTCTTCTTCTGATGAAGATACTGGTTTGTCGTATTTACATGATATAGGATACATTGCTAAGGTTAAAGATGGTGTGCGTGGTTTCAAAGTAATGGTAGCTGGTGGATTAGGTTCTCAGCCACGTCATGCAGATGTGTTATATGATTTTGTTGAAACTGATAAAATCATCCCAATCATGGAAGGCGTTCTAAGAATTTTTGACCGTCATGGAGAGCGTAAAAGTCGTGCGAAGGCGAGAATGAAATTCTTAGTAAAAGACATAGGTTTAGAAGCTTTTAAAGAGTTAATTGAGCAAGAGCAACAAGCTATCGAATTTAAAAGTGTACCAATTGATGCTGATTCTTACGAAGCTTCAAAACCAGTTGAAGTTGAAACTCCTCAAGTAGAGATTAAAGACCAAGAGGCTTTTGATTTATGGAAATCAACAAACTTGATTCCTCAAAAGCAAGAAGGATATGTAGCTATCGGAATAAAAGTATTGCTTGGTGATTTCTATACAGATAAAGCACGTTTGTTAGCAAACTTAGTAGATAATTATGCGGCTGGTGAAGTGCGTTTAACGTTACGTCAAAATATTGTTATTCCTTTTGTTAAGGAAGAATTAGTACCATTTTTCTATCAAGAACTTGAAAAATTAGGTTTTGTAGAAGCTGGTTATAATAAAGCGGTTGACATTACAGCTTGTCCAGGTACAGATACGTGTAACTTAGGTATTGCAAGTAGTACAGGTATTTCTGAAGAATTAGAAAGAATCATCAAAACTGAATACCCTCAATATTTAAAGAAAGACGATTTAGTTATAAAAATTAGTGGTTGTATGAATGCCTGTGGGCAACACAATATGGCAAATATTGGTTTCCAAGGAATGACAGTTCGTACGCCAGATAAATTAGTTGCGCCAGCTCTACAAGTATTACTTGGAGGTGGAAATCAAGGCGATGGTAATGCGACTTTTGCTGATAAAGTTGTAAAAGTTCCTAGTAGAAGAGGCCCAGAAGCTTTACGTAGAATTTTAGATGACTATGAAGCTAATGCTGGAGGAAAACAATTTGTGGAATACTACCAAGAGAAAGGTGAAAAGTATTTTTACGACTTCTTACAGGATTTACAAGATGCAACCAATTTAACAGAGTTAGACTTTATTGATTGGGGAGAAGAAGAGAAATATGTTAAAGCAATTGGTGTTGGTGAGTGTGCTGGTGTTGTAATTGATTTAATAGCCACCTTGTTCTTTGAGAGTGAAGAAAAAATTGAAAACGCTAAAGAATCTTTTGGAAACGAAGTATATTCGGGCGCAATTTATTTAGCATACCAATCTTTGGTAAATTCAGCTAAAGCATTATTATTAGCTGAGAACAAAAAGACCAACACACATGCTGGAATTATTTCTCAGTTTGATGAGCTTTTTGTTGAAGGAGGAAAAATTGAATTAGGAACTTCTTTTTCAGAGTTTATTTATCAAATAAACAAGAATGCTCCAACTAAAGAGTTTGCACAAAACTATATTGCAAATGCTGAGAAGTTCTTAGCGTCAGTTAGAGAGTTTAGAGAATTAGAGCAAGCTAAAACAGCTTAA